The Kogia breviceps isolate mKogBre1 chromosome 4, mKogBre1 haplotype 1, whole genome shotgun sequence genome window below encodes:
- the SAP30L gene encoding histone deacetylase complex subunit SAP30L isoform X2 — MNGFSTEEDSREGPPAAPAAAPGYGQSCCLIEDGERCVRPAGNASFSKRVQKSISQKKLKLDIDKSVRHLYICDFHKNFIQSVRNKRKRKTSDDGGDSPEHDTDIPETVSRHFRNIPVNEKETLAYFIYMVKSNKSRLDQKSEGGKQLE, encoded by the exons ATGAACGGCTTTAGCACCGAGGAGGACAGCCGGGAAgggccccccgccgcccccgccgccgccccgggCTACGGCCAGAGCTGCTGCCTCATCGAGGACGGCGAGCGCTGCGTCCGGCCCGCGGGCAACGCCTCCTTCAGCAAGAGGGTCCAGAAGAGCATCTCGCAGAAGAAACTCAAGCTGGACATCGACAAGAGC GTAAGGCACCTGTATATTTGCGATTTCCACAAAAATTTCATCCAGAGTGTacgaaataaaaggaagaggaagacaagTGACGATGGTGGAGATTCTCCTGAGCATGACACTGACATTCCTGAG ACTGTCAGCCGACACTTCAGGAACATACCCGTGAATGAAAAGGAGACGCTCGCTTACTTCATCTACATGGTGAAGAGTAACAAGAGTAGACTGGACCAGAAATCAGAGGGCGGCAAGCAGCTTGAGTGA
- the HAND1 gene encoding heart- and neural crest derivatives-expressed protein 1 isoform X1, which produces MNLVGSYAHHHHHHHHHHPHPAHPMLHEPFLFGPASRCHQERPYFQSWLLSPADAAPDFPAGGPPPAAAAAAASYGPDARAGQSPGRLEALGGRLGRRKGSGPKKERRRTESINSAFAELRECIPNVPADTKLSKIKTLRLATSYIAYLMDVLAKDAQAGDPEAFKAELKKADGGRESKRKRELQQHEGFPPALGPGEKRIKGRTGWPQQVWALELNQ; this is translated from the exons ATGAACCTCGTGGGCAGCTAcgcacaccatcaccaccatcaccatcatcaccaccctcACCCCGCGCACCCCATGCTCCACGAGCCCTTCCTCTTCGGCCCTGCCTCGCGCTGTCACCAGGAGCGGCCCTACTTCCAGAGCTGGCTGCTGAGCCCCGCTGACGCTGCCCCGGACTTCCCCGCAGGCGGGCCACCGCCCGCAGCCGCTGCAGCCGCTGCCTCCTACGGTCCAGACGCCAGGGCCGGCCAGAGCCCCGGGCGGCTGGAGGCGCTCGGCGGCCGCCTGGGCCGGCGGAAAGGCTCAGGACCCAAGAAGGAGCGGAGACGCACAGAGAGCATTAACAGCGCGTTCGCAGAGCTGCGCGAGTGCATCCCCAATGTGCCCGCTGACACCAAGCTCTCCAAGATCAAGACTCTGCGCCTGGCCACCAGCTACATCGCCTACCTGATGGACGTGCTGGCCAAGGACGCACAGGCCGGCGACCCCGAGGCCTTCAAGGCCGAACTCAAGAAGGCGGATGGCGGCCGAGAGAGCAAGCGGAAAAGAGAGCTG CAGCAGCACGAAGGCTTTCCTCCTGCCCTGGGCCCAGGCGAGAAGAGGATTAAAGGGCGCACAGGTTGGCCACAGCAAGTTTGGGCGCTGGAGTTAAACCAGTGA
- the HAND1 gene encoding heart- and neural crest derivatives-expressed protein 1 isoform X2, with the protein MNLVGSYAHHHHHHHHHHPHPAHPMLHEPFLFGPASRCHQERPYFQSWLLSPADAAPDFPAGGPPPAAAAAAASYGPDARAGQSPGRLEALGGRLGRRKGSGPKKERRRTESINSAFAELRECIPNVPADTKLSKIKTLRLATSYIAYLMDVLAKDAQAGDPEAFKAELKKADGGRESKRKRELQHEGFPPALGPGEKRIKGRTGWPQQVWALELNQ; encoded by the exons ATGAACCTCGTGGGCAGCTAcgcacaccatcaccaccatcaccatcatcaccaccctcACCCCGCGCACCCCATGCTCCACGAGCCCTTCCTCTTCGGCCCTGCCTCGCGCTGTCACCAGGAGCGGCCCTACTTCCAGAGCTGGCTGCTGAGCCCCGCTGACGCTGCCCCGGACTTCCCCGCAGGCGGGCCACCGCCCGCAGCCGCTGCAGCCGCTGCCTCCTACGGTCCAGACGCCAGGGCCGGCCAGAGCCCCGGGCGGCTGGAGGCGCTCGGCGGCCGCCTGGGCCGGCGGAAAGGCTCAGGACCCAAGAAGGAGCGGAGACGCACAGAGAGCATTAACAGCGCGTTCGCAGAGCTGCGCGAGTGCATCCCCAATGTGCCCGCTGACACCAAGCTCTCCAAGATCAAGACTCTGCGCCTGGCCACCAGCTACATCGCCTACCTGATGGACGTGCTGGCCAAGGACGCACAGGCCGGCGACCCCGAGGCCTTCAAGGCCGAACTCAAGAAGGCGGATGGCGGCCGAGAGAGCAAGCGGAAAAGAGAGCTG CAGCACGAAGGCTTTCCTCCTGCCCTGGGCCCAGGCGAGAAGAGGATTAAAGGGCGCACAGGTTGGCCACAGCAAGTTTGGGCGCTGGAGTTAAACCAGTGA
- the SAP30L gene encoding histone deacetylase complex subunit SAP30L isoform X1: MNGFSTEEDSREGPPAAPAAAPGYGQSCCLIEDGERCVRPAGNASFSKRVQKSISQKKLKLDIDKSVRHLYICDFHKNFIQSVRNKRKRKTSDDGGDSPEHDTDIPEVDLFQLQVNTLRRYKRHYKLQTRPGFNKAQLAETVSRHFRNIPVNEKETLAYFIYMVKSNKSRLDQKSEGGKQLE, encoded by the exons ATGAACGGCTTTAGCACCGAGGAGGACAGCCGGGAAgggccccccgccgcccccgccgccgccccgggCTACGGCCAGAGCTGCTGCCTCATCGAGGACGGCGAGCGCTGCGTCCGGCCCGCGGGCAACGCCTCCTTCAGCAAGAGGGTCCAGAAGAGCATCTCGCAGAAGAAACTCAAGCTGGACATCGACAAGAGC GTAAGGCACCTGTATATTTGCGATTTCCACAAAAATTTCATCCAGAGTGTacgaaataaaaggaagaggaagacaagTGACGATGGTGGAGATTCTCCTGAGCATGACACTGACATTCCTGAG GTTGATCTGTTCCAGCTGCAGGTGAACACTCTCCGACGTTATAAACGGCACTACAAATTGCAGACCAGACCAGGCTTCAATAAGGCCCAGTTAGCAGAA ACTGTCAGCCGACACTTCAGGAACATACCCGTGAATGAAAAGGAGACGCTCGCTTACTTCATCTACATGGTGAAGAGTAACAAGAGTAGACTGGACCAGAAATCAGAGGGCGGCAAGCAGCTTGAGTGA